The genomic stretch GGTGAGTCGGGCCGCATCGCAGCGCAGACGGGCGAGGCGGCGGCGACGTTCCTCTCGCGCCTGGCGCCCGCGTTCGGTGTGGTGGCCAACTCGGTGGTGCTCGCGGACCACTTCAAGGACATGGTGGACGACCCGACGGTCGGCAGTGCCTTGCAGACCTTCGGGGACGCGGTGGCGTGGGTGGGAGCGCTCATGGGCACGGGGCTCCCAGGCGTCGGGCAGATAATCGAGGGCGTGGGTCTGGTGGTCTCCGCGTTCGGCAGCCTGCTCGTCGACAAGGAGAAACAGGAGGCGCTGGACAACGAGTCCGAGAGCATCCTCCTGGAGATGGGCCTCGACGCGGACGTGGCGGAAACGCTCGCGCACGGCGATGACCAACCCGAACGGCTGTCCTCGGACCTGGGCCTGTCTCCGGCGCAGATTCAGGACCTCGCCAAGCGCTACCCGACGATGTTCGACGCCCCGGGCCTGGGCCAGGCGGTCATTGACGCCGCCAAGGCGTGCGGCATGAAGGGCTCAGACGCGATGGGCTTCATTGACACGCTGGCGAAGGGCCGTCCGGACTTCGCGTGGGACTTGCTCGGGGTTATGCCGAATATGCGGGGTGACGGCACACACCCGACGGCCACGGACGAATCGTGGCGCACCTACGTCCAGGGCCGCTACCCGGATGCGTACGCCTACGCCCAGCAGCACGCCCCGGACATCTTCGGCCAGAGCGCGGAGTCGCGCCTCAAGGCGGGCCAAGACTTCGAGCATTACGCCGGGACGATGGACTCCCCGCTCGTGTACGCGAACCTGTGTGAGCAGAACAAGGGCGACGAGGCGTACATCAGCGAGTTCATCAATCGGATGAAGGACAACGGCTCCCTGGACAGCTTCGTGCAGTACATCAACCAGTACGGCCTGGACGCGCACCGCAGCGGCGCCAAGGCCGCCCTCGACGCCGCGGTGAAAACGGGCGTGCTCTCCGAAGCGGACGTCCAGAACTACCTGAACGGCAGCAACGGCGATGCCTGGCACGCCATCCTCGGCCGCTGACCGTGGGCGCCGGAGCGCATCGAGTGAGACATCGAGGCGCTCCGTGCACGGCTTGTGACGGCGCAGAGAGTCCAACGCTCCTTGTGCTCGCGAATGACTTTCCCACATCATCGCCTCACCTGACTGCGTCGCTTGCCATTCGGCCACGCGCACGCCGCCAAGGAGGCACAGCACAGATGCGAAGTCGCGTTCACACCGTGTCTTCGCCCACCCTGGGGCCGGTGCCTCAACACCAGCGTCCCACTGGAGCTCGAAGCCTCGGAGTTGCCTGACTCCAACAGCCTCCGCACCAATCCATCAACGCGGTAGGCGGCACGAGACTGCCCACCGCAGGCCGCGCCACCATCGTCAAGAAGGCGGGTTACGGCGTGACGAGATTGCAGTAGAACTGCTTGCTCCGTACGACGTTGCGGCCCAATGCGTCGGTGAAGCTGAGCAGGACGGTACTGGTGTTGTTCGGAGTGCAGGTTCCTGATGTGTAATCGGGATTGTTCACGTGACTCGGTGCGATGTTCGCACGCGTCATGCCCGTCCACATCGCTGTAAAGGGACCAATGCCGCCTTCGGGGTTCGCATAGCACACGAAGCTGCCCGAAGCGCTTTCACACGCAATGGAGACATCAAAGGTCGCAGCGGCCACAGCCCCGTCGGCGTTGAGCAAACCCGCCCCGCAGCCATTGTTCGTGCATGAGATAGGCGTCGCGGTTTTCTGGAGGATGTCGCGAACCTGCAAAGACGTCAGCGCCGGATTGCGTGAAAGCATCAAGCCAATCACACCAGAGACATGCGGTGCGGCCATGGATGTACCCGCCCAGTGCCGATAACAGTGGGTTCCTTGGGATGTCGTCCACGAGGAGACGACGCCATGGGTACCGACGCCGCGCGTCTCATTCGGGTCCGTGCAGCCGATGAGTTCGCCAAAACCGCCCGAAGAATTGGCAGCGCGAAAAGCCCCCCCGCCAGGTGCACCAATGGTGATTCCCGGGCCGCGAGCCGAATAGGGCTCAAGGACTCCATTCTGATTCACGGCGGCGACAGAGATGACGCTCGTGCATCCGCTCCACATGAATGCGGAAAATGCCGTAGTATTGAGCGCGCCTTCAGACTCCCAGTTGCCAGCCGCGACAACCACGGGTGTTCCCGCGGCATTGGCGTCATTGACAGCAACTTGGAGGTCGGCCGGACAGGGGCCAGCGACGTTACCCATGCTGATATTGATGACCGAGGCTCTGGAAGGTGCCTGGACATAGTTGAACAGCCCATCATCCACCAAGTAGCCCGCCGAGTAACGAATTGCACGGGCGAGGATTGTGGAGAGAGGCTCATACGCTCCCGGGGAGCCAGAGCCAAAACTGCCCTCCTGCTGTGCGACGCGGATAGGCAACAAGCGGCAATTCCAGCACAAGCCAGCGCCTCCGATGCCGTTATTAGCCGAGGCACCAATCGTCCCCGCGACGTGAATGCCGTGGTGGTACAAGCCCTCGTCAGTAGGGTCGCTGTCGCCAGCGAAGAAGTCATACCCACCTGTCCACTTCGTATTCAGGTCGGGGTGCGCCAACCGCCCGCTGTCGAGCACAGCGATTGACACGCTGTCATTGCCAGTGGTGCGCCCCCATGCCGCTGGTGCATGGATGGCGTTGTAGTGCCAACTCTGGCTAGAGAAGAGAGGGTCGCTGGGGATCAGGGCGGCCTCTTTCTGCCCAAGCGCTTCAGGCTCGAGCGGCGCCCCGACACTACCACAGGCGAGGAGGGCCCCTGTCAGAACGGTACTCATCGGAAGCAGGAAGATGCGCTGGGATGCATGTCGACGTGGCACGGGACGCCTCCTGGTGAAAATCAAAGCAACTGAGACGATGCGTGCGAGAAGTGTACTGATATGCCCCAACGACTCCAACCCTCCTTGCAGAGAAGGCCTTCACCAGCAGGGCTTCGACGAAGGTGCAGCAGTTGTTCAGCCGGGGCGGCGCCAACGGGACACCGACGCCCGGCTCACGTCGCACCTGTAGTCGAGGAACGCTCCAATAAGAGCGGTGAGCCCCTCCACCAAGACGGCCAGCGGGTCGCTGTCGAATGACATACGGGCCAAGGCAGGCGCGCGCGCTTCTGGGAGACGAGCGTCGCGTCGACGGATGGCTCCGCGGGGCGCCCCCACGCACGGAGCCGTCGAGCTGGCCATGGGAGGGGCGAGTGGCTTGCGCGACGGAACGGTGGATTCGCCACGGGTGTCTCGTGCAAGCACCCGCTGGAGGTCCGCTGTGCTGACCGTCGTGTTGCTGAGCCTGTTGGCCGTGCCTCCGGTGGAGGTCGAGGTCTTCGTCCCGCTGTGTGACAACGCGTTGCTCCAGTGCGGCCGTCCTCCCGCGGGGGCTCCGCGCGCGCTTGAGACAAACCTCTACTGGGGGGCCATGTACGGTGCGGAGCGGTTCCTCTCACGGGCGCCTGGATTCAAGATGGTGAGCCGAGAGCCGGGACCCGAAGGGGCCGCGATACTGCGCGAGCTCGTCCTGGAGCGGACCGCGGCGAAGGGAGAGCGGCCCGTGCGGCTGCGGCTCCGCGCCTACGCGGGCGACGCGATAGACACGGCGCTGGAGGACTTCCTGCGGGCGGCGGCGGGCGCGAGTCGCGCCGACCTGTTGGTGTGGGCCGGACATGACCGGCTCATGGACCGCGAGCCTCCCCGAGTGGCTGCACCGCCGGGAGCCACGCCCAGGCCCGTGGTCGTCCTGGCCTGCACGAGCGAGCAGTACTTCGGTCCGGTGCTGAAGACGCTGGGCGCGAGCCCCATCGCGCTCACGCGAACGCTGATGGCACCCGAAGCCTATCTGCTGGAGGCGCTGGCCAGCACCGTGGCGCGCCATGGGCCCACGGAGCCCAAGGCCATGCGCACGGCACTCGTGGAGGCCTATGCGCGCTATCAGCGCATCTCCCTCCGCTCCGCGGGCTCCGTCTTCTCGAAGCTGCCCCCGTCGGAGGTCGCACTGCCTGGCGCGGTAGCTCCCGTGTCGAGGTCGAAACCGTGAGGCGAGCGACAGCGCCGAGGGCAGACAGGCCTCTGCCGTGAAATGCGGTCGGTCGAGTCCCACCCTGAAGAGGCTCCCGCTCCGCCAATGAATGAACGTGGGCAACTCCACTGGGTCGCGGACTTCACGCGAAGGCCGCGCCAGGAGTACCGCCAGGAGTACATTCACGGACCGCTCATGCTCCCACTCCTCCTGCCACTCCTGGTCGCCGTCGCGCCCGCGCCCTCCCCGGAGATTTCGTCGGCGAACCTCAAGAAGACCCCCGCCTTCCAGGACTGGCGCGGCGGACGATTCCTCTTCGAGGAGCGCTGGGTCGACCTCCCGGAGGTCGGACTTCACGTGGGCTACTTCGTCGTCCCCAGCCGATGGACCCGCCAGTACGCGGACAAGCTCCCTTTCCATGACGCCTTCTTCGTGGTGGACCCACGCACGGGACAGCTCGTTGCCCCGGCCCTGGTACGAACGAGACTGCCGCTCAATGGCTGTCCGACGATGGGCGAGGTGGCGCGGCTCATCCCCGAGCCCGAGAGCGAGACCTCCGCCGCGATCGGCTTCGGCAATGCTCCTCAGCGGTGTCTGGTCCGGCTCCAGCGCATGAAGGAGGCATGGGCCGTTTCCCTCTTCCCGGATGAGGCACGCTCCCCCGCGGAGGCCTTTCCAGAGGCAGCTGCCGCCCTGGAGAAGGCACTCGGTCCCAGGGACGGAGGGGTTCGCGAGCTCAATTGGTCCTACCAGCCCAACTCCCGCTGGTTGCTCGCTGCGTCCCAGGATGAGTGCGCCCTGTGGGTCATCGACAGCATCAACCCTGAGGTGAACGCCACGGCCAGCAAGGCCATGACGCGGGAGATCTGCGAGTGTCTCGAGGGGACCGTCTCCGCCGACGACCTGTATATCCGGCTGCCCCAGACAGCGTACACCACGAGCAGGATGGGTGGGGGCACTGCGCTTCCTTCCTGTGATTGCACGTTCGCGAAGACGGGTGAGGCAGGCGTCACGTGCGAGGCGTACATGGGTCGCCAATACTCCCTTCCGGAGTTCGAGGAGATGCAAGAGGACGGACGGCTGACGGAGAAGAACAGGGTCGAAAACCTGAAGGAGTTGGAGGACCTCCGTCGCACCCATCAAGGCCTGCTCGCCGCGAACGAGGATGCGCTCACTCAGTGGAGAACGGGGAACCAGAAGGCGGCGCTCAGCGCGTGGACCACGCTGTACCGAACATGGCTTGAGAACGGCCGGCCCATGGCTGGGGGAACCCTGGACGAGTTCGCTGTGGAGAACGCAACCCTGCGGGAACAACTGAACCAGCAATTGGAGGCAACCATCGACCTCCAGGCGGAGATCCTCAACAACCTCGGCTTCGCGCTGTGGTCCCACAAGGAGTGGTCCCAGGCCGAGGCCGTCCTCAACGAATGCCTGGCGCTGCTCACCGCGACGGGCCACGAGCGCAACGTGCTCAACCTGAATCGGGGAGACCTGTTTCGGGACATGGGAAAGGGTCCTGAGGCCATCAAGGCCTATCGGTCCTTCCTGCAACGCAAGGTCACCGCGGCTCAACGCAAGTACGCGGAGCGAGAATTGCGGAAGCTCGAGCAGGGCTCGAAATGACTGCCTGAATGGCCTGCCGGGACGCACGCGCTCGGTCTTCGAATGACGCGAGGAGGAGGCTCCGCCGTGCCTCGGAACCACGAGTCGCCGCCGTCCCGCGGCGTGCTTGGCGAGGCAGGCTCGCTCGGCGGCGGTGGCCTGCGTTTCGACCTGCGCCAACCCCGCCAACCAGAGGGCCACGTGAGTGGTGCCCCGAATGGTCCTGCGCCTATGTCTGTACTGCCGAGCCGTTAGCGTCCGGGGGCCACCACCCCGTCACGCGCCTCCGCCAGCGAAGCCTGCCACGCAAGCAGCCTATCCCGCAGCCGCAGGGCAGGTCTCTCCACCGCGATGTAGGTCACCCAGGCGAGCCCATGCGTCACCGTGATGAAGGCGAGCAGATCCAATCCCCACACACCCAAGGTCAGGCTTCGCCGCTCGAACACGCGTGCCACGACCCAGAACCAGAGATAGGTGCCATAGGAGAGGACCGCGGCCTGGTACACGAGCCCCCTCAGCGGTATGGGCAGCGCAACCGCTTCCGTGGCCACGAGCAGCCCGCCAAATCCCACCGCGAGCCCTGCGAAAATCCACACGCCTCCCCAGTCCGGCAGGTGAGGCACGCACACTGCCAAGGTCACCCCGAGCAACAGGGCGCCCATCGCGCCGCAGGCCCTCCGCCAAGCCTGAGGCCACCGTTGCCAGCGCGGCGCGGTCTTCGCGAGAAAGACACCCACCGCGAGTCCATCCAGGTGGAGGTGGGTGCGCCACTGCAATCGCACCCACTGTTCCGCGGGCTGAAGATGAAGTCACCCCACGAGTTCCGTACTGCTAACTCTCATCCCTGAGCTGTCCGATTTGACGGGGGCAACTCCACTGGGTGGGCCCCACGCCCCTGGGCATCACCAACGCGGCGGAAGTCGCGATTGAAGGCGGCCCCACCGGAATTGCCTACGTCGCGGCCACCAGCGCGGGCACGCTGATATTCACCCGGACCGTCGACGCGGGAGCAGGCTGGGAGGCGCCGCGAGTCCTCAGCCCGGCGGCCAACCCTACCGTCAGTCTGGATTCCAGGGGCGACGCCCTCTACATCTCCGTCTCGCGAGGCTCCACGGGGGTCAGCGTCCTCCAGAACTTCGCGCGAGGCGCGAATGACTTCAGCGTGACGGATGTAGACCAGAACAATGCCTTCTTCGACGTCGTCGTGGACAAGATCAGCGGAGATGTCTTCTCGGTGAGCGACGACCCCTCGTTCCGCATCCGCCGCAGCAGCGACCAGGGGACCACCTTCGGCCCGCAGAGCTCCCCACCGGGGCGGGCGTTCTTCTCGGACTGGACGGGCTCCAACGGCTTCATCTACGTCACGGGCTCCTTCGGGGACGACAATGTGGACGTCATCCCGATGTCCGCGCCGGGGACAAGCATCCAGGTGCCGGGCCTCCCCACGGACATCGGTCCCGCGCCCCTCCGGGCGATTGACGCGGACGCGCTCGGCAACGGCTACATCGTGTCCCAGCGGGGGACGGGCGACATCCAGTTGGACCGGATGCTCGTGGGGGCCACCATGATTCTGGCCACGGATGCCAGGACAGTAGGGCCGGGCGCCGCGCCAGCAGTCGCGGCGCTCCCCTCGAACGGCGGCGCCCTGGTGGCCTACACGAACGGCACCAGTGTCTACGCCTCAGTGGTGGTGTACTGAATCAACGGGGTCCCTGATGCGCGCCTTCCAAGTCGTAGGGGAGGCGCGCATCCAGGTGGCCCGTGCGGCCTTCAACTCGGACGCTGGCTCGCGTTCCGCGCGCAGGGCTTCATTCGGGGAGATGAAAGAAGGACCCTGGCGCGGTGGCTCAAGGGGAAGGCTGCAGCGCCTTGCGCTCCTTCGCGCAGACCTGGAGCAGCTCCAGCATGCTCATGCTGGCGCCGCCGATGTCGAACTTCTGCTCCTTGAAGTCGGGGTATCGGTTCTCGAGGATGCGCCCCTCCGCGATGCAATCGTTGAGCTGCGCGAGCGCCTCGTTCTTGCGCCCCTTGGAGAGGTGGGCCTTCGCCGCGTCGTAGGCCTTGCGCTGGCCCTCCTGGAACCGGAGCTCCACGTCGACCCGCTTCTGGGGCACCTGCAGGGCCTCGGCCTTCTGGGCACACTGGGTCATCACGTCCTGGGGCCGGGTGGGGACCCCGCCCACGAGCACGTCGACCGCCGCGAGGCTGGCGTTCTCCTTCACCATCCGGGCTCCCTCGTCCTGGCAGGCCTTGAGCTTCTGCGCCGCGCTCGCGTACAAGTCCCTGCGCCTGCGCAGGTCCGCGGAGGACGCGGCGGAGGCCGCCGCCTTGCCGGCGACGTCCAACGCCTCACCGGTCAGACGGCGCAGCGCCCTCGCCTGCTTCGCGAACTCGAGCGCCTCGACCATCTTCAGCCAGTCGGCGCGCGACCGCTCGGCGGACGCCGCGTAGCTCGCGTCCTGCCGCTCCAGCGCCGCGTGCGCCTCGAACATCTGCATGACCTCGTCCACGCTCTTCGAGGCGGTCTCGACCTCGGCGTCGGTCGCAGAGATGGCCTTGGCGACCTCGAGCTTCTCCTTCGTGGTGGCCAGCCGGGACGCAAGCTGGATTCGGGCCTCCGCCGCGGCCAGGACGACCTTCCGCCGGCTGATGCGGTCGCTCAGCTCCGCCATGCGCTCCTTCGACTCCTTGGCGTACAGGGCGTAGTCACGGTCCTTCTTGACGAGGGCGGCACCGGCCTCCAGCACCACGCCAATCTGCTTGACCGCGTTCTCCGCCTCCTGGAGCTGCGCCTCCGAGGGCGTCTCCTTCTGGACCTGGGTGACCAGCGCCACCGCGTTCTTCCGGGCCTCGTCCACCTTCGCGCGCTGCTGCAGCAGGTCGACCTCGTACCGGCGCCGCTCCATCGTCGCCCGCCCGTCCTTGAGCAGCTGACGCGCGTCGGCGGCGGCCGGGCTGATGGCGGGGTTCTTCACGTGGACCGTCTCGAGCGTCTTCTCCAGGACGACCATCGCCGTCTTCGCCTCCTCGAATTGCTCGGCGGTCACGGACCGCTTCTCGACGAGCCGCAGCGCCTGGACGACCTCGGCGCGCGCCGCGTCGAGGGTGCGGACCTGGAGCGCCACCTCCACCTCGACGAGCGTGTTCTTCACCTCGGCGAGGTACTGGCCGATGGCCTGACTCCTCGCCGCCTGCGGCTCGTACCTGTCCACCAGCTTCCGGACGACAAACGCCGCGGTCTTGGCCTCGGAGAGCTGCTCGGGCGTGGGCCGCTTCACCCGGAGCGCCTTGGCGGCCGCACGAAGCTCTTCATGGGCGGGCTCCAGCTCCACCTTGATCCGCGAGACA from Myxococcus xanthus encodes the following:
- a CDS encoding S8 family serine peptidase — translated: MPRRHASQRIFLLPMSTVLTGALLACGSVGAPLEPEALGQKEAALIPSDPLFSSQSWHYNAIHAPAAWGRTTGNDSVSIAVLDSGRLAHPDLNTKWTGGYDFFAGDSDPTDEGLYHHGIHVAGTIGASANNGIGGAGLCWNCRLLPIRVAQQEGSFGSGSPGAYEPLSTILARAIRYSAGYLVDDGLFNYVQAPSRASVINISMGNVAGPCPADLQVAVNDANAAGTPVVVAAGNWESEGALNTTAFSAFMWSGCTSVISVAAVNQNGVLEPYSARGPGITIGAPGGGAFRAANSSGGFGELIGCTDPNETRGVGTHGVVSSWTTSQGTHCYRHWAGTSMAAPHVSGVIGLMLSRNPALTSLQVRDILQKTATPISCTNNGCGAGLLNADGAVAAATFDVSIACESASGSFVCYANPEGGIGPFTAMWTGMTRANIAPSHVNNPDYTSGTCTPNNTSTVLLSFTDALGRNVVRSKQFYCNLVTP